A single genomic interval of Lactococcus sp. S-13 harbors:
- a CDS encoding DUF2829 domain-containing protein: protein MKFEEVLPLIKEGKKALRTGWNGRGMFVVRQKGYPQGINCNKQTADAWDLNEGDLFIVHPYLQIKNSDGTHAMWVPSIGDIFAEDWQIVEK from the coding sequence ATGAAATTCGAAGAAGTATTACCGCTAATCAAAGAAGGTAAAAAAGCCTTGCGCACTGGCTGGAATGGCCGTGGGATGTTTGTTGTAAGGCAAAAGGGGTATCCTCAAGGCATCAACTGCAATAAACAAACTGCTGATGCATGGGATTTGAATGAAGGTGATTTATTTATCGTTCATCCATATTTACAAATTAAAAACTCTGACGGAACACACGCAATGTGGGTGCCAAGCATTGGAGATATCTTTGCTGAAGATTGGCAAATTGTAGAAAAATAA
- a CDS encoding head-tail adaptor protein encodes MYPTQNLVIRKKERTPDGLGGFNVDFVDFITLKGYIDLASGTDQAVNQNAIVEESTHYAIIPKYVSGIKKDMELVDEQGKIYAITYVDDPMGIHHHLELYLTFKKEEDNGQK; translated from the coding sequence ATGTACCCAACTCAGAATCTTGTGATTAGAAAAAAGGAACGGACCCCTGATGGACTCGGGGGTTTTAATGTTGATTTTGTAGATTTCATAACTCTCAAAGGTTATATTGATTTGGCATCGGGTACAGACCAAGCAGTCAATCAAAATGCAATCGTTGAAGAATCGACGCATTACGCCATTATTCCTAAATATGTGAGCGGAATAAAAAAAGATATGGAATTGGTAGATGAACAAGGGAAAATATACGCGATTACTTACGTTGATGATCCGATGGGTATTCATCACCACCTTGAACTTTATCTAACTTTCAAAAAGGAGGAAGATAATGGCCAAAAATGA
- a CDS encoding fibronectin type III domain-containing protein, whose product MTIKKLCLKQLLLPNPNRPLVPQGVTGNEDGTGAVDLAWDADSTGKTKAYVVHASPANESDPHKAIFMYYTENPSYRFTPSNLQPHQPGDVLRYWVQAFDEVGVGADETEKAEYLNVNAYGSEWSSVVEMTMKK is encoded by the coding sequence ATGACAATAAAAAAGCTGTGCTTAAAGCAACTGCTCCTGCCAAACCCTAATCGCCCCCTTGTACCGCAAGGGGTAACGGGTAACGAAGATGGCACAGGAGCAGTTGATTTAGCTTGGGATGCTGATTCTACCGGTAAGACAAAGGCGTATGTCGTCCATGCATCACCAGCTAATGAATCTGATCCGCATAAAGCCATTTTCATGTACTACACAGAAAACCCAAGTTATCGCTTCACGCCATCTAATTTACAACCTCATCAACCAGGCGATGTTCTTCGCTATTGGGTTCAAGCGTTCGATGAAGTTGGTGTAGGTGCTGATGAAACTGAAAAAGCTGAATATTTGAATGTCAACGCTTACGGTTCTGAATGGTCTAGCGTTGTAGAGATGACAATGAAAAAATAG
- a CDS encoding phage scaffolding protein: MTFEEYLKSLGLEDEQVTSITAGMAENKFYLASEENLEKRYQKAVGQLNEVKGQLKERDERITELEASAEEIQKTLESNQSELEKLEELQSQVETLTSENSSIKRTTKLEKMLTKAGVNDIDYILNYKMRGGEDLEVGEDGEFTNFDDTLNELKESYPKYFKPEEPVVEEKQNDWTPLGNAPKDGKEITIDPFEEKMAKYTK; the protein is encoded by the coding sequence ATGACATTTGAAGAGTATCTGAAATCTCTGGGACTAGAGGATGAGCAAGTGACGTCCATTACTGCAGGAATGGCTGAAAATAAGTTCTACCTAGCAAGCGAAGAGAACTTGGAGAAACGTTATCAAAAGGCTGTTGGACAGCTCAACGAAGTCAAAGGACAGCTTAAAGAACGTGATGAGCGCATCACAGAACTTGAAGCATCTGCTGAAGAGATTCAAAAAACTTTAGAGTCTAATCAATCTGAATTAGAAAAACTTGAAGAACTTCAAAGTCAAGTTGAAACACTGACAAGCGAAAATAGCTCAATCAAGCGCACTACTAAGCTTGAAAAAATGCTGACTAAAGCTGGTGTTAATGACATTGACTATATTCTCAACTATAAAATGCGGGGTGGAGAAGATTTAGAAGTTGGAGAAGATGGAGAGTTTACCAATTTCGATGATACGCTCAATGAGTTGAAAGAAAGCTATCCTAAATACTTCAAACCTGAAGAGCCTGTAGTTGAAGAAAAACAGAACGATTGGACACCTTTAGGGAATGCTCCTAAAGATGGAAAAGAAATTACCATTGATCCATTTGAGGAAAAAATGGCCAAATACACCAAATAG
- a CDS encoding fibronectin type III domain-containing protein, which translates to MVTGVLNADGSVKVDWEQVEGAEAYLTHYADANELDPHKAVYMGYSETNSWTLDAKDVPTLSVGDKILIYVQAYKQKGIGASDVDKARYLHDGPFTGSSWSDPVVLTKA; encoded by the coding sequence TTGGTAACTGGGGTTTTAAATGCGGATGGTTCAGTAAAAGTGGATTGGGAGCAAGTAGAGGGAGCAGAAGCTTATTTAACGCATTATGCCGACGCTAATGAATTAGACCCGCATAAAGCGGTATATATGGGGTATTCAGAAACAAACTCATGGACTTTGGACGCCAAGGATGTTCCGACGCTATCTGTGGGGGATAAAATTCTAATCTATGTCCAAGCGTACAAACAAAAAGGCATTGGCGCAAGCGATGTAGACAAAGCCCGCTATTTGCACGATGGGCCTTTTACGGGTTCGTCTTGGAGTGATCCGGTAGTATTGACAAAAGCTTAA
- a CDS encoding phage portal protein, whose translation MATNILLSNDPSTIASGIKRAIANDLKDDKKKRAKEGVDYYNYKHDILDNRIFYIDDNNNLKEDKYATNIKIPNAFLNELIDQKVQYLLSNPVEIECDDEQLVKYLKDYYDEDFQLFLNDLLTNGSQKGFEYVYPRTTPQDVIVFQVLDGLKIIPIYDDMNVVQRVLRYYSNDILKDGKVVTIKTAELYDDKQVMTFEASEKDDYKFIGSQPHILGTNGEEIGGRSYNTIPLYRYQNNQQERTDLEPIKALIDDYDLMNSYLSNNLQSFSDAIYVVRGFDGDSLDKLQVNLRNKKVVGVGDDGGVDVKVVNIPVEGRKTKMEIDSENIYRFGFGFDSSQVGDGNVTNVVIKSRYTRLDMKANKTEVRLRAFLKWSLDLVIADINRKNGTSFTSNQVEFVITREMMVNENDLATNEKTKADTKVSNVNAILAAAPVIGDDDTLQLICEEFELDWEEVKGKLSTSDYKDVTQGTEPPEE comes from the coding sequence TTTAGACAATCGAATCTTTTACATTGACGATAATAACAATTTAAAAGAAGACAAGTACGCTACAAATATCAAAATTCCCAATGCTTTTTTGAATGAATTGATTGACCAGAAAGTTCAATATCTTTTATCGAATCCGGTTGAGATTGAATGTGATGACGAGCAATTGGTTAAATATCTAAAGGATTATTACGACGAGGATTTCCAACTTTTCTTAAATGATTTACTAACCAATGGAAGTCAAAAAGGCTTTGAATACGTCTATCCTCGGACGACTCCACAAGATGTTATTGTGTTTCAAGTCCTGGATGGTTTGAAAATCATTCCGATTTACGATGATATGAACGTTGTTCAGCGTGTTTTAAGATATTATTCTAATGACATTCTCAAAGACGGCAAGGTGGTTACTATCAAGACTGCCGAACTTTATGATGATAAACAAGTCATGACTTTCGAAGCTTCCGAAAAAGATGATTATAAATTCATCGGTTCGCAGCCTCATATTCTTGGAACGAATGGAGAGGAGATTGGCGGTCGCTCTTACAACACAATCCCACTCTATCGCTATCAGAACAACCAACAGGAACGAACAGATTTAGAACCAATCAAAGCGCTTATTGATGACTACGACTTGATGAACTCTTACCTATCAAATAATTTACAGTCTTTCTCTGATGCCATTTATGTGGTTAGAGGATTTGACGGAGACTCTTTAGATAAGCTTCAGGTTAATCTTCGGAATAAAAAAGTTGTAGGTGTTGGAGATGATGGTGGAGTTGATGTAAAAGTTGTCAATATTCCAGTTGAAGGTCGAAAGACCAAGATGGAAATTGACAGTGAAAACATTTATCGTTTTGGATTCGGTTTTGATAGCTCACAAGTCGGTGATGGCAATGTGACGAACGTTGTCATCAAGTCACGATACACACGGCTAGACATGAAAGCCAATAAGACAGAGGTTCGGTTGAGAGCTTTCTTAAAGTGGTCGCTTGATTTAGTTATTGCGGACATCAACCGAAAAAACGGGACTTCCTTCACGAGCAATCAGGTTGAGTTTGTAATCACCCGTGAAATGATGGTGAATGAAAATGACCTTGCAACCAACGAGAAGACTAAAGCAGATACTAAAGTATCAAATGTTAATGCGATACTTGCGGCCGCTCCCGTTATCGGCGATGATGACACCTTGCAGCTTATCTGCGAAGAGTTTGAGTTAGATTGGGAAGAAGTGAAAGGAAAACTTTCTACTTCTGATTATAAAGATGTGACTCAAGGTACAGAACCGCCAGAGGAATAA
- a CDS encoding phage minor head protein, whose product MDEKKQALENFKKALKAGMPDSEKDLAKLSNELSNLYRKYLKDLKAQLKTWLELYDQMSFSDQLQVERLLNVANVINELVGEPGINIQQSIKGHILKQGTDAYNSVWYELEQSNNILLDFDVLDPHYLETIMEQPVAGKRLSKRLGDSVNQLAKASNNAISRGFMMGKNYADIARDISTETQASYKRAVRIARTESGRVSSISTQKGYKEATDKGIDLKKMWLATLDGRTREDHQHVDGQIREVDKMFQVGGYDALGPHQVGVPSEDINCRCTTRPIVHGIMPTVRRNNITGKVGKWQSYDEWVKIKNKN is encoded by the coding sequence ATGGATGAAAAAAAGCAAGCATTAGAAAACTTCAAAAAAGCGCTCAAAGCTGGAATGCCTGATTCTGAAAAAGATTTAGCAAAACTCAGTAATGAGCTGTCAAATCTTTACCGGAAATACCTTAAGGATTTAAAAGCACAACTCAAAACTTGGCTTGAGCTTTATGACCAGATGAGTTTTTCGGACCAATTACAAGTTGAGCGATTATTAAACGTCGCTAACGTCATCAATGAACTGGTTGGAGAGCCCGGGATAAATATTCAACAATCCATTAAAGGCCATATCTTAAAGCAAGGGACTGATGCATATAATAGCGTGTGGTATGAGCTGGAACAAAGCAATAATATTCTTCTTGACTTTGATGTTTTAGACCCTCATTATTTAGAAACAATTATGGAGCAACCGGTCGCAGGTAAGCGACTTTCAAAACGTTTGGGAGATAGCGTTAATCAGTTGGCCAAAGCTTCAAATAATGCCATTTCTCGTGGTTTTATGATGGGTAAAAACTATGCGGATATTGCCAGAGACATTTCAACCGAAACGCAAGCGAGTTATAAGCGAGCTGTTAGAATTGCCAGAACCGAAAGCGGACGAGTGAGCAGTATTTCTACTCAAAAAGGTTACAAAGAAGCCACAGATAAAGGAATTGACCTAAAGAAGATGTGGCTAGCGACTTTGGATGGCCGCACTCGTGAGGATCATCAGCACGTTGATGGACAGATTCGAGAAGTTGATAAGATGTTTCAAGTTGGCGGATATGATGCATTAGGCCCACATCAAGTGGGTGTACCAAGTGAAGATATTAACTGCCGATGTACCACTCGCCCTATTGTCCACGGTATTATGCCAACGGTTCGGAGAAATAATATCACTGGGAAAGTCGGAAAATGGCAGAGTTATGATGAATGGGTGAAAATAAAAAATAAAAACTAG
- a CDS encoding HK97-gp10 family putative phage morphogenesis protein: MAKNEFKIETNAAAINKAILQAAERALESASLHMVGEVKDRAPVDSGELRRSITRKVGATGSRMTAKVGSGLQYAIYQEFGTGEFAENGAGRKGGWVYEGPDGKTHFTRGTKPKKFLRSAFRENKKNIKSIINAEMGKLNG; this comes from the coding sequence ATGGCCAAAAATGAGTTTAAAATTGAAACGAATGCGGCCGCTATCAATAAGGCGATCTTGCAAGCGGCTGAACGAGCACTTGAATCCGCTAGCCTTCATATGGTAGGAGAAGTTAAAGATAGAGCCCCTGTTGATTCAGGAGAGTTAAGGCGAAGCATTACTCGCAAAGTTGGGGCTACTGGGAGTAGAATGACGGCTAAAGTCGGAAGCGGACTTCAGTATGCGATTTATCAAGAATTTGGAACGGGTGAATTTGCGGAAAATGGCGCAGGACGAAAGGGCGGCTGGGTCTATGAAGGTCCAGACGGTAAAACGCATTTTACAAGAGGAACAAAACCTAAGAAATTCTTGCGCAGCGCTTTTCGAGAGAATAAGAAAAACATCAAATCAATTATCAATGCAGAAATGGGGAAATTAAATGGATAA
- a CDS encoding peptide methionine sulfoxide reductase — protein sequence MSKAVDFYFYVQSEEQEERIYQQYLHTDMTVSFVEFKKALGYKPLRQSKQEKKEAVTQEEEIKRLKRASQFINFNGEGGKE from the coding sequence TTGAGTAAAGCAGTGGATTTTTATTTTTACGTCCAATCTGAAGAACAAGAAGAACGGATTTACCAACAATACCTTCACACCGACATGACAGTTAGCTTTGTGGAATTCAAAAAAGCGCTTGGCTATAAGCCTTTGAGACAAAGCAAGCAAGAGAAAAAAGAAGCAGTCACTCAAGAGGAGGAAATCAAACGCCTGAAAAGAGCGAGTCAATTTATCAATTTTAATGGGGAAGGAGGAAAAGAATGA
- a CDS encoding phage capsid protein, with amino-acid sequence MTTNNNQQDAQRFEPQYKGILKAVFNAKAAFSGAFAPIQAMDGITSTTKAFSVKTNATPVVIGTYSKDANVGFGTGTGNSSRFGNRTEVIYADTDVDFSYEMAIHEGIDISTVNKGLNDAVADRLEAQSVAQVRYMNQKNGKFLSDNASETLAMVKGDKTDYTQDNINTLFNEASKKFANNEIDADKTAYLAPDLYNAVVDLTNATSLKGATVSLDNNTVPKYKGFKLEETPDKYFVSGEVAYFTADQVAIPFVGIATARTIDSEDFDGKALQGHAKGGQFMLDDNKKAVLKATAPAKP; translated from the coding sequence ATGACAACTAATAACAACCAACAAGATGCTCAACGCTTTGAACCTCAGTATAAAGGAATTCTAAAAGCGGTATTTAATGCTAAAGCAGCTTTCTCAGGCGCTTTTGCACCAATTCAAGCAATGGACGGGATTACTTCGACAACCAAGGCTTTTTCTGTAAAAACAAATGCAACGCCTGTTGTAATTGGCACTTACAGTAAAGATGCTAATGTCGGATTTGGAACCGGCACAGGGAATTCTTCACGTTTTGGCAATCGTACTGAAGTGATTTATGCTGATACAGACGTTGATTTCAGCTATGAAATGGCGATTCACGAAGGCATTGATATCTCTACTGTGAATAAAGGGCTTAATGATGCAGTCGCTGACCGCTTAGAAGCCCAATCAGTGGCGCAAGTTCGTTACATGAACCAAAAGAACGGCAAATTCTTATCTGACAATGCAAGCGAAACTCTTGCAATGGTAAAAGGTGATAAAACTGATTACACACAAGATAATATCAACACTTTGTTCAATGAAGCTTCTAAAAAATTTGCTAATAATGAAATTGATGCAGATAAAACAGCTTATCTTGCACCGGATTTATACAATGCTGTTGTTGATTTGACTAATGCAACCTCACTAAAAGGTGCAACTGTCAGTCTTGATAACAACACTGTTCCAAAATACAAAGGGTTCAAACTTGAAGAAACTCCTGATAAATACTTTGTTTCTGGCGAAGTCGCATACTTCACCGCTGACCAAGTGGCTATTCCTTTTGTTGGGATTGCAACAGCTCGTACAATTGATTCCGAAGACTTCGATGGTAAAGCTTTGCAAGGCCACGCTAAAGGTGGCCAATTCATGCTTGATGACAATAAAAAAGCTGTGCTTAAAGCAACTGCTCCTGCCAAACCCTAA